Genomic window (Leptospira bouyouniensis):
TTAAATTGTATTTATCTGAAGTCCAAAGACTTTTCATAAGTCCAAAGGAGGTTTCATTGGAACATCCGGCATAACGGATTTTTCCTTCTTCTTTTAATTCGGTGAGTGCTTCCATAGTTTCATTATAGGAAACATCATGGTCAGGCCAATGAGTTTGGTACAAATCAATTGTTTCGACACCTAATCTTTGTAAGGAGCCTTCAATTGCCCTTCGAATATGGTATTTGTCAAGAGCGGTTTTCCCTTCGCGAAGTGGTGGACTAAACCATCCATGGCCGGGACCTGCAACTTTCGTTGCTATGATGATTCCATCTCTTGGTTTTGTTTTGATCCATTTGCCAAAAATTTCTTCTGTTCGATGCACCCAAGATTTTTGAGGAGGGACAGGATAAATTTCTGCTGTATCATAAAAATCAATTCCAGCATCATAAGCACGATCTAAAATTTTGAAAGCTTCATCTTCATTGCATGAAGATCCAAATGTCATAGTTCCCATACAAATTTCGGAAACTACCATTCCTGTTTTGCCAAGTCTTCGTTTTTTCATGTTATTTTTTGATTAAAAAAGTTTTAAATTGGTTTTTGGGATCACTCCACTCAATGACATGATCTTTCACTTTTGCTTTCGTGGGACCTCTTTGCATGGCTCGGTATAAATCTTCGATAAAAAGTTTATCACCTTCGACAACTGCTTCTACTTCCCCGTTTGGTAAGTTTTGAGTGTATCCTTTGAGTCTCATTTCTTGGGCTTTTTGTAAGATATAATACCGAAAACCCACACCTTGTACGGTTCCCCGTATTAAAATTCTTGCTCTTGCTTCTTCTGATTTTCCCAAAGATTATCTCCTTCTTTTACCCTACTTGGTTTTTATATTCTGTGCAATGTAATTTTGAATTGCTGCTTTAAAAATAGGAACAAACTTTTCATAAACGGGTCGTTTGAAATCAACTACCGCTTGTATAGTATCCTCAATTTCCATATGTTGGATGGTCAAAAACTCTTGCTCATGGTGAACCAAATCACAATCATCTAATCCTCCGTCCCAAAAAAACAATATCCATCTTTGCAATTGACCACGAAACTTTTGTAAATGGGAATTGAGTCCCAAAGAATTAGGAAAGTCATAAGGAATCCAATCTGGATACTCAGTCACATAAGTTGCCTTTTTGATCCCCAGTTCTTCGTATAATTCACGTTTAGCGGCTTCTAAATAATCCTCTTCTTCATCGATCCCCCCTTGTGGGAATTGCCAGGAGCCGGGGAATTGAATTCGTTCTCCAACGATGACTTTTCCTAAAGAGTTAAATACTACCATTCCTACATTTTTGCGGTAGGGTTTGTTTGTCATAATCGTTAGAATGCCTCTCTCATCCATTTTCGCAAGAAATTCCTTAATTTTTTGTTTCTTGGGAAATCCGAGGTTTCAATCTTGGGTTTAGGAGATAGTATGAAGATCATTTTGGTTCGTCACGGTGAGGCAGAAAACTCCACCCCTACCATTTCCGATACACAAAGGGAACTCACTGACAAAGGAAAGAGCGATATTCATAAAATCGGAAAGTTCATTAAAAATTCCTCTTTATCAGTCAAACAAGTTTATTATAGTCCATATACAAGAACCAAACACACAGCAGAGATTCTTTCCGAAGAATTGAAATACAAGGGAGAGATGGTTGCTTCAGATGACTTGGCTGCGGGAAGAGGTTGTACCGATATTATTTCCTGTTTGGTCAATTTCACAAATTCCGATACTGTTTTGTTAGTTGGTCATAATCCTGATATCACTTATTTTGCAGCCAAACTACTTGGGAATTCCAGCGTTGCAGAAAATTTAGTATTCCAACCTGGTTCTACTATTGCCATCAACGTTGCACGAGAAAAATTTGACCACGGCCAAATCATTTGGGCCATTTCACCTGATAATCTTGGAATATAATTTGAATTTAAGTTCAAAAACAGTAAGACTTGACCAACATTGTGACACCAGGTTTTTGGATTTCATAACACGGGGTGTAGCGCAGCGGTAGCGCACTTGTCTGGGGGGCAAGGGGTCGCCGGTTCAAATCCGGTCACTCCGATTGTTTGGCATTTTTTAAAAAACCCAGCAGGTTTGAGCACAAACCTGCCGGTAGAAAATTCAGGATGGTGAGATGAAAAAATAAAACTTAAGAAGGTTTATTGTCTTTGCCTTCTTTCACTTGGTCGAGATACTTCACAACATTATCTTTGAGTTCCTCAAAACGCACGATCCCCCAAGCAACACCCATTTTCACTTTTAGGGCTTTATCACTTGTGTCGCTTTCGCCTTGTTCTTTCAGCTTTTGAAAGTTCGTTTCAAATTGGCTTTTTTTCTCGTTTAAGTCCACAACGAGTTTCTCCCAAACCTCTTTCGAAGTTTTGACAGCACCAATTCCAGCGTTCACGATATCTTGTAGTTTGTTTTCCACGTTGCTCATCGGAGGGAACTCCTTCTTAGTTCCATTATTTTGCAGTGCACAATAATGTCTAGAAAGAAATTGATAGTGGAAACTGAATTCTTACGGTAAAATGTGCAGATGCGTATCCCTCAATTTTGGACAATTTTATCCATTTTCACCCTTTTTACCTCCTTTGTGGCTTGTGGAGGCCAAATCCAAGAAAAACCCATCGCCGGTTGTGAACGAATTTCAGGAACTCCTGGCCCGGAAGACTTCGACCTCATCCGAGACGCATCGATTGTTGTTGTTTCTTCCCATGAAAGGCGGAATGGATTAAAAGACATCGGAGCATTGTATGAAATCTCCTTTGCCAATCCAAACCAAAAGTTAGAAGCCAAAAAAATCGAAACTAATTATCCAGATAATTTCCGACCACATGGAATCAGTTATGCGAAAGTAAACGGAGTGGATACATTAGCTGCGATTTCTCACACTCTCGTCGATGAAAATCCACACACACTCGAAATTTTCGAAAGATCCAAACCTGGAAAATGGACTCATATAAAAACTTTAAGTGATCCATCCCTCACAAGTCCCAATGATATCTTTATGAATGAGTTAGGCGAAATATTTACTTCAAATGACAATGGGACAAGTAATTCCTTTCGAAAGTATTGGGATATGATCATTCGGAGTGGGAGAGCAGATGTATCTTATTATGATGGAAAAACATTCCAAACCTTGGGTGTTCCGGTCATGCTTGGAAATGGAATTTACATTCGCAAAAATGGAAAACAAGAACTCTTGTATCGATCTGTGTTTTCCGAAAAAGCAATTCGTGTTTATGAAGTGAATCGATTGGATGGTAAACTCCAATTGAAATATTTAGAATCGATTCAAATTGGCGCAGGTCCTGATAATATTTTGGAAGATGATACTGGAATGTTATGGCTTGCAGCCCATGATTCAACTTACAAATTCATTCGTCATGTGATGAATCGAACCAATTTAGCACCAACTCGTGTATTCAAAATCAATCCCAATACGAAAGAAGTAACGGAAGTATATGCAAATGAAGGTGCGGAAATTTCAGCAGGAAGCACAGGTTTGGTCTATAAAGATAAACTACTTATCTCCCAAGTTTTCGAAAACTATTTATTGGTTTGTCCAAAGCCTTGATATAGCAATATAACAAACGCAATACGATAATAATGCAGATGTTGTCGTATTGCGGTGAAAAAGATTCACCAACTTACCCCAATGGAAATTCTATGGCTTTAATAAAAGAGACTGTCATTCAATCTTTTTCTTCCCCAAAAGAATGGAATACGTGGCTTTCAGACAATTTTGATTCAAATCATGATGGTGTTTGGCTTCGCATATACAAGAAAAACTCCGGGGTCAAAACAATCACTTATGATGAAGCCTTAGAGGAAGCACTTTGTTTTGGTTGGATCGATAGCCTGAAAAAAACGTACGATGAATCTTCATGGATTCAAAAATTCACTCCCCGCAGGTCAAAAAGCATTTGGTCGAAGCGGAATCGAGAGAAGGTTGAAAAACTAATCAAAGAAAAACGTTTGAAACCAAGTGGACTCAAGGAAGTAGAGGCTGCTAAAAAAGATGGGAGGTGGGAGAAGGCCTATGATTCACAAAGTAATATGGAAATTCCGAAGGATTTTTTAGTTCAATTAAAAAAGAACAAAAAAGCCCATGAATTTTTTAAATCTCTCAATAAATCAAACCATTATGCAATCGCTTGGCGATTACAAACTGCGAAAAAACCAGAAACAAGAGAAAAACGAATGAACCAACTATTGGAAATGATGGAAAACAAACAGAAATTACATTGAAATGATTTGGATTCATTGCAAATACACATCATAAAAGTTATGTAAAGAATCTTAATACTTAATACAATATGAAAAAAACCTATTCCCTTTTCATTCTCATGATTTTGTTTCCTTACGTATTCCTATGCTCGGATCAAAAACTCTCTCAAAAAACAAAAATTGCTGATCATCAAGAATGTGTTGTATTGATTCATGGGTTCCTCCGGTCTTCCAATCACTTAAAGAATTTGAGTAATTTTCTGATTGAGAAGGGTTATTATGTTGTGTCTATTGATTATGAATCAACATCGATGTCCATTCCGGAAATTGCTGATTCCAATCTCTCAAATCTAGAAGACTTTTGCAAAAATCAAAAAATTCATTTTGTAACCCATTCTCTTGGCGGAATTATACTTAGATCATATTTAAAAAGGAATCAAATCAAACATCTAGGAAAAATTGTCATGTTATCACCACCTAACAAGGGCAGTGAAGTGTCTGATTTCCTTTCTAAATTTAAATTTATTAATTTAATTCTTGGACCTGTCTTGTCACAACTGAAAACAGATCAAGATAGTTATGTGAATTCATTAGGACTACCAAATTTTCAATTTGGAGTTATCATGGGAAACTTAACGATAGATCCAATTTCCTCCTATTTGATTCCTGGAGATGATGATGGTAAAGTTTCTATTGAAAACTCAAAATTAGAGAATATGAATGATTTTCTTTTAGTGGAAAGAACTCACAATTTTATCGTGGATGCACCAGAAGTCAAAGAAGCAATTTTAAATTATTTCAAATTTGGCAAATTTAAAAATGAATGAATGTTTCACCTAACTTCATTTAAGTATTCAGACTTGTAGCCAATGACCTACCCACAAACGCACAAGCGATGGCGTCCCAAGAGTCGTCATGGCCTTTTAAGTCTTTAAAACCTAATATCATTTGGATCGCCGCCCGAACTTCTTTTTTGGTGGCATTTCCTTTGGCGGAAATTCCTTTTTTGATTTGAGTGGCTGTGAGTGACACCATCGGAATTTGGTTTTCACCTAAGGTGAGTAAAATTACACCGCGGGATTCGGAAACCTTCATTCCAGTGGTTGTGTTTTGTACGAAAAAGAGTTCTTCGACTGCCGCACATTCCGGTTGGAATTCGGAGAGAATCGATTGGAGTTCGGATCGAATTTGTAATAAATTGTCGGGAGAAGGGGTCTTTGGAGCCACTTCAATCGTGCCATAAGACAAAAGTTCTGGGTTTCGGCGCATTCCTTCGGGAAAGGATAAAATGGCATACCCAACTCGGTGGGACCCTGGATCAATTCCGATGATTTTCAATCATTTATTTCCTAATTCGAATCTTAAGGACATTTTTGGCAAACCCAACCCAAAACCTAGTCTAAAAATGAAAATGACAGGGTACTTTCCTTCCGTATAGTGGAAGAAAACCACCCGCAGGAACGTTAAACACATGACCGCAACGGCAGTGAAACTCGAAAAATCCCAGGCGGAGAAGGCATTGAACGCCCAAGCCGCCCTCCTCAATGAAGTTACGAAACGACTCGCACAGAAAAATTCCGACAACGGTAAAGTTTCCATTAGCAAAATGGACAAAACGCAACATGTGTTTTACCAACTTGCTTGGATGACAGCACAACAACGTGTAGCTGAAAACTTCATCGTATATGCTTGGGATGCTTCCAAAGGAACTGGTGAATTGGAACAGAAAATGGCACTCACATTTGTTGCTGAAACTGTTTCCAACATTCGTTCCGAACTTGCAGCGCGACCTGCTGAATACGAACTTACCTATCAGGAATTATTCTCCAAATTGTTTTCCGACGAAATCAATGGTTTTGTGGAAGCAGCTTCCAAAATGGAAAACTATGAAGCGATCGTAGACAAGATCGTTGACCTTGGACACTTCGGTGCATACGGACTTTCTGAAGACCACGAAAATTTCCGTGGAATTTTCAAAGATTTCGCTGAGAACGTAGTGGTTCCACATGCAGAACATGTCCATAGACATGATGACCTCATTCCACAAGAAATCATCAATGGATTAAAAGACATGGGTTGTTTCGGTCTATGTATTCCGGAACAATTTGGAGGAATCCAACCAGATGATCGTCCAGACAACATTTCGATGTTAGTTGTGACGGAAGAACTCTCTCGAGGTTCACTCGGAGCTGCAGGTTCCCTGATCACACGCCCTGAAATTATGTCCAAAGCTCTCCTCAAAGGGGGAACGGAAGAACAAAAAAATAAATGGTTACCACTCCTTGCATCTGGTGAAAAATTCGCAGGGATTATGGTGACAGAACCTAATTATGGTTCCGACGTAGCGGGAGTTTCTGTCACTGCAAAAGAAGTGGAAGGTGGATTTGTCATCAATGGTGTGAAAACTTGGTGTACATTTGCAGGGTATGCAAAC
Coding sequences:
- a CDS encoding aldo/keto reductase codes for the protein MKKRRLGKTGMVVSEICMGTMTFGSSCNEDEAFKILDRAYDAGIDFYDTAEIYPVPPQKSWVHRTEEIFGKWIKTKPRDGIIIATKVAGPGHGWFSPPLREGKTALDKYHIRRAIEGSLQRLGVETIDLYQTHWPDHDVSYNETMEALTELKEEGKIRYAGCSNETSFGLMKSLWTSDKYNLIRYDSIQNNFSILNRRFEDELAQVCRKEGVSLLPYSPLAGGVLTGKYNGTTKPEGARFVRYMAEGERQKRMSNRFLNEQTLASTKELMEIATKYGMSSTVMSVAWSKQHDFVASTIIGANTVEQLEESLKATDVILSDEILTEINAVSKKIQYPMG
- a CDS encoding acylphosphatase, translated to MGKSEEARARILIRGTVQGVGFRYYILQKAQEMRLKGYTQNLPNGEVEAVVEGDKLFIEDLYRAMQRGPTKAKVKDHVIEWSDPKNQFKTFLIKK
- a CDS encoding RNA pyrophosphohydrolase, with translation MDERGILTIMTNKPYRKNVGMVVFNSLGKVIVGERIQFPGSWQFPQGGIDEEEDYLEAAKRELYEELGIKKATYVTEYPDWIPYDFPNSLGLNSHLQKFRGQLQRWILFFWDGGLDDCDLVHHEQEFLTIQHMEIEDTIQAVVDFKRPVYEKFVPIFKAAIQNYIAQNIKTK
- the sixA gene encoding phosphohistidine phosphatase SixA, encoding MKIILVRHGEAENSTPTISDTQRELTDKGKSDIHKIGKFIKNSSLSVKQVYYSPYTRTKHTAEILSEELKYKGEMVASDDLAAGRGCTDIISCLVNFTNSDTVLLVGHNPDITYFAAKLLGNSSVAENLVFQPGSTIAINVAREKFDHGQIIWAISPDNLGI
- a CDS encoding LIMLP_16025 family protein; this encodes MSNVENKLQDIVNAGIGAVKTSKEVWEKLVVDLNEKKSQFETNFQKLKEQGESDTSDKALKVKMGVAWGIVRFEELKDNVVKYLDQVKEGKDNKPS
- a CDS encoding arylesterase, which produces MRIPQFWTILSIFTLFTSFVACGGQIQEKPIAGCERISGTPGPEDFDLIRDASIVVVSSHERRNGLKDIGALYEISFANPNQKLEAKKIETNYPDNFRPHGISYAKVNGVDTLAAISHTLVDENPHTLEIFERSKPGKWTHIKTLSDPSLTSPNDIFMNELGEIFTSNDNGTSNSFRKYWDMIIRSGRADVSYYDGKTFQTLGVPVMLGNGIYIRKNGKQELLYRSVFSEKAIRVYEVNRLDGKLQLKYLESIQIGAGPDNILEDDTGMLWLAAHDSTYKFIRHVMNRTNLAPTRVFKINPNTKEVTEVYANEGAEISAGSTGLVYKDKLLISQVFENYLLVCPKP
- a CDS encoding YdeI/OmpD-associated family protein translates to MALIKETVIQSFSSPKEWNTWLSDNFDSNHDGVWLRIYKKNSGVKTITYDEALEEALCFGWIDSLKKTYDESSWIQKFTPRRSKSIWSKRNREKVEKLIKEKRLKPSGLKEVEAAKKDGRWEKAYDSQSNMEIPKDFLVQLKKNKKAHEFFKSLNKSNHYAIAWRLQTAKKPETREKRMNQLLEMMENKQKLH
- a CDS encoding esterase/lipase family protein — its product is MKKTYSLFILMILFPYVFLCSDQKLSQKTKIADHQECVVLIHGFLRSSNHLKNLSNFLIEKGYYVVSIDYESTSMSIPEIADSNLSNLEDFCKNQKIHFVTHSLGGIILRSYLKRNQIKHLGKIVMLSPPNKGSEVSDFLSKFKFINLILGPVLSQLKTDQDSYVNSLGLPNFQFGVIMGNLTIDPISSYLIPGDDDGKVSIENSKLENMNDFLLVERTHNFIVDAPEVKEAILNYFKFGKFKNE
- a CDS encoding crossover junction endodeoxyribonuclease RuvC, yielding MKIIGIDPGSHRVGYAILSFPEGMRRNPELLSYGTIEVAPKTPSPDNLLQIRSELQSILSEFQPECAAVEELFFVQNTTTGMKVSESRGVILLTLGENQIPMVSLTATQIKKGISAKGNATKKEVRAAIQMILGFKDLKGHDDSWDAIACAFVGRSLATSLNT
- a CDS encoding acyl-CoA dehydrogenase family protein gives rise to the protein MTATAVKLEKSQAEKALNAQAALLNEVTKRLAQKNSDNGKVSISKMDKTQHVFYQLAWMTAQQRVAENFIVYAWDASKGTGELEQKMALTFVAETVSNIRSELAARPAEYELTYQELFSKLFSDEINGFVEAASKMENYEAIVDKIVDLGHFGAYGLSEDHENFRGIFKDFAENVVVPHAEHVHRHDDLIPQEIINGLKDMGCFGLCIPEQFGGIQPDDRPDNISMLVVTEELSRGSLGAAGSLITRPEIMSKALLKGGTEEQKNKWLPLLASGEKFAGIMVTEPNYGSDVAGVSVTAKEVEGGFVINGVKTWCTFAGYANLLLILCRTEADPSLKHRGLSILLAEKPSFDGHEFSYKQEGGGSIQGKAIGTIGYRGMHSYEVSFEDYFVPKENLLGGDAGRGKGFYFQMEGFAGGRIQTAARANGVMQAALEAALRYSQERKVFAKPIYDYTLTKFKIAKMAMIVQATRQYTNYVATLLDEHKGQMEATLVKLYASKIAEWVTREAMQIHGGMGYAEEYPVSRYFVDARVFSIFEGAEEVMALRVVAKDLLDQALAS